The following proteins are encoded in a genomic region of Mus caroli chromosome 18, CAROLI_EIJ_v1.1, whole genome shotgun sequence:
- the Scgb3a2 gene encoding secretoglobin family 3A member 2 isoform X1, which produces MKLVSIFLLVTIGICGYSATALFINNIPVVDKLPVPLDDIIPSFDPLKMLLKTLGISVEHLVAGLKKCVDELGPEASEAVKKLLVIIICSYFPGRSLCYVNNLPSFVSVLFLPMICAYPRDSKRQTFAFIERVFEQSKL; this is translated from the exons ATGAAGCTGGTATCCATCTTTCTGCTGGTGACCATTGGTATTTGTGGTTATTCTG CCACTGCCCTTTTCATCAACAATATCCCTGTTGTTGACAAATTACCTGTACCTTTGGACGACATTATTCCCTCATTTGATCCCTTGAAGATGCTTCTGAAAACCCTGGGCATTTCTGTAGAACATCTGGTGGCAGGACTGAAGAAGTGTGTGGATGAGCTGGGGCCAGAGGCTTCTGAGGCCGTGAAGAAGCTTCTGGTAATTATAATTTGTTCTTATTTCCCTGGGAGAAGCCTTTGCTATGTGAACAACCTCCCATCATTTGTAAGTGTATTATTTCTTCCCATGATATGTGCATATCCCAGGGACTCCAAAAGGCAAACATTTGCATTTATAGAAAGAGTGTTTGAACAGTCTAAGCTGTGA
- the Scgb3a2 gene encoding secretoglobin family 3A member 2 isoform X3, translated as MKLVSIFLLVTIGICGYSATALFINNIPVVDKLPVPLDDIIPSFDPLKMLLKTLGISVEHLVAGLKKCVDELGPEASEAVKKLLEALSHLV; from the exons ATGAAGCTGGTATCCATCTTTCTGCTGGTGACCATTGGTATTTGTGGTTATTCTG CCACTGCCCTTTTCATCAACAATATCCCTGTTGTTGACAAATTACCTGTACCTTTGGACGACATTATTCCCTCATTTGATCCCTTGAAGATGCTTCTGAAAACCCTGGGCATTTCTGTAGAACATCTGGTGGCAGGACTGAAGAAGTGTGTGGATGAGCTGGGGCCAGAGGCTTCTGAGGCCGTGAAGAAGCTTCTG gAGGCTCTTTCACACCTGGTATAA
- the Scgb3a2 gene encoding secretoglobin family 3A member 2 isoform X2, translating into MKLVSIFLLVTIGICGYSATALFINNIPVVDKLPVPLDDIIPSFDPLKMLLKTLGISVEHLVAGLKKCVDELGPEASEAVKKLLVIIICSYFPGRSLCYVNNLPSFEALSHLV; encoded by the exons ATGAAGCTGGTATCCATCTTTCTGCTGGTGACCATTGGTATTTGTGGTTATTCTG CCACTGCCCTTTTCATCAACAATATCCCTGTTGTTGACAAATTACCTGTACCTTTGGACGACATTATTCCCTCATTTGATCCCTTGAAGATGCTTCTGAAAACCCTGGGCATTTCTGTAGAACATCTGGTGGCAGGACTGAAGAAGTGTGTGGATGAGCTGGGGCCAGAGGCTTCTGAGGCCGTGAAGAAGCTTCTGGTAATTATAATTTGTTCTTATTTCCCTGGGAGAAGCCTTTGCTATGTGAACAACCTCCCATCATTT gAGGCTCTTTCACACCTGGTATAA